The following coding sequences lie in one Phycicoccus duodecadis genomic window:
- a CDS encoding SRPBCC family protein, whose amino-acid sequence MELKHQFSVPADVDTTWATFMDLERVGGCFPGATVTEATGENFSGTVKVKLGPIALQYSGSGQFVQKDDAAHHAVIEAKGKDKRGNGTAGATVEIQLTPEGTGTLVDVVTDLAVTGKPAQFGRGVMQDVSDKLLGQFVACIEGELADSGAAPAVGTATTEAPAAASTVAETPSAAPVDPAGSAAPVAPAPAAAPAPAAAPSPAPRPRPASGDDALDLGSAVLPVLARTYAPYAVAGVVGLVIGWLIWGR is encoded by the coding sequence ATGGAGCTGAAGCACCAGTTCTCGGTCCCCGCGGACGTCGACACGACGTGGGCGACCTTCATGGACCTCGAGCGGGTCGGCGGGTGCTTCCCCGGCGCCACCGTCACCGAGGCCACCGGCGAGAACTTCAGCGGGACGGTCAAGGTCAAGCTGGGCCCGATCGCGCTGCAGTACTCGGGCTCGGGTCAGTTCGTCCAGAAGGACGACGCCGCCCACCACGCGGTGATCGAGGCCAAGGGCAAGGACAAGCGGGGCAACGGCACGGCCGGGGCCACCGTCGAGATCCAGCTGACGCCCGAGGGCACCGGCACCCTGGTCGACGTCGTCACCGACCTCGCGGTCACCGGCAAGCCGGCCCAGTTCGGCCGCGGGGTCATGCAGGACGTCTCCGACAAGCTGCTCGGCCAGTTCGTGGCGTGCATCGAGGGCGAGCTGGCCGACTCCGGGGCGGCTCCGGCCGTCGGGACGGCGACGACCGAGGCTCCGGCCGCGGCGTCCACGGTGGCGGAGACCCCTTCGGCGGCGCCGGTCGACCCGGCCGGGTCCGCCGCCCCGGTGGCTCCGGCTCCGGCCGCCGCCCCGGCTCCTGCTGCCGCGCCGTCCCCGGCCCCGCGGCCGCGGCCGGCATCCGGCGACGACGCCCTGGACCTGGGGTCGGCCGTGCTGCCGGTCCTGGCCCGGACCTACGCGCCGTACGCCGTGGCGGGTGTGGTCGGTCTCGTCATCGGATGGCTCATCTGGGGGCGCTGA
- a CDS encoding FAD binding domain-containing protein has translation MIPTSFDYVAPTSVDEALSVLAEAGDDAKVLAGGQSLLPILRMRLNAPEKVVDLGRIEALRGVRDGGDHIAIGAMTPYCDIVDDALVREHALLLAKAVETVADPQIRHRGTVGGALVHADPAGDVGAPVLALEATLVVVGPGGERTVAASDFFQDLFETSVGDGELLTEIRIPKHTGWGASYEKFVRVSHQWSIVAVAATVRLDGGSIAEARIGLTNMGSTPLRATAVEQALVGKDVAGLAAACSAAAEGTNPPSDLNGDADYRRHLAGVLARRAVQKAMEG, from the coding sequence GTGATCCCCACCTCCTTCGACTACGTGGCGCCGACCAGCGTCGACGAGGCCCTCTCGGTCCTCGCCGAGGCCGGCGACGACGCCAAGGTCCTCGCCGGCGGCCAGTCGCTCCTGCCCATCCTGCGGATGCGCCTCAACGCCCCCGAGAAGGTCGTCGACCTCGGCCGGATCGAGGCCCTGCGCGGGGTGCGCGACGGCGGCGACCACATCGCGATCGGCGCCATGACGCCCTACTGCGACATCGTCGACGACGCCCTGGTCCGCGAGCACGCGCTGCTCCTGGCCAAGGCCGTCGAGACCGTGGCCGACCCGCAGATCCGCCACCGCGGCACCGTCGGAGGCGCGCTCGTGCACGCCGACCCGGCCGGTGACGTGGGGGCGCCGGTGCTCGCGCTCGAGGCGACCCTGGTCGTCGTCGGGCCGGGCGGCGAGCGCACCGTGGCGGCCTCGGACTTCTTCCAGGACCTCTTCGAGACCTCCGTCGGCGACGGCGAGCTGCTCACCGAGATCCGCATCCCGAAGCACACCGGCTGGGGCGCGTCGTACGAGAAGTTCGTGCGGGTGTCGCACCAGTGGTCGATCGTGGCCGTGGCGGCGACGGTCAGGCTCGACGGCGGCTCCATCGCGGAGGCCCGCATCGGGCTCACCAACATGGGCTCGACGCCGCTGCGGGCGACCGCGGTCGAGCAGGCCCTGGTGGGCAAGGACGTGGCCGGCCTGGCCGCGGCGTGCTCGGCGGCCGCCGAGGGGACCAACCCCCCGAGCGACCTCAACGGCGACGCCGACTACCGGCGCCACCTGGCGGGCGTGCTCGCCCGGCGGGCCGTCCAGAAGGCGATGGAGGGCTGA
- a CDS encoding xanthine dehydrogenase family protein molybdopterin-binding subunit: MTAVDDRPALEVGKDRRRKEDARLITGRTRWTDNMVLPGMLHLAMVRSPFAHANIQNVDTSAAQGAPGVVGVFTGKDLADTQGVNINAWPITADQKTPTHLPVCIERVACAGEIVAVVVARSAAQARDAAELVDVDYEELPAVLDMKEAIKDEVLAHPDLGTNKSAFWRLDSAEQGSGGDVEEAIAKAREGGIVIEREYRQQRLVPAFMEPRSTVVDPTGDQMVVWSATQVPHILRFAIAATMGIQESKIRVVAPDVGGGFGGKLQTTPEEFATIAVARRLGKPCKYTETRSESMVSAHHGRDQWQKLTLSAEKDGTVTGLKVELLADLGAYVAIVGGGVPVLGAWMFNAIYKFPAYQFNCQTVLTNKTWVDAYRGAGRPEATYGIERLMDELAAEVGVDPIAIREKNWITKDEFPFTTVAGMTYDSGNYEAATEKALELFGYDELRAEQKRRREAGDPVQLGLGVSTFTEMCGLAPSRVLGSLSYGAGGWESASIRMLATGTVEVVSGATPHGQGHETAWSQIVADRLGIPFENVEVLHGDTQTAPKGMDTYGSRSLVVGGEAIVRAADKVIEKARPIAAHMLEASVDDIEFSAGQFTVRGTDKGVGITDIALATFAAHDLPDGVEPSIDADATFDPVNFSFPHGTHLCAMEVDTETGATTMRKYVCVDDIGTIINPLIVEGQMHGGLVQGIAQALWEGAEYDEQGTLVSGSFVDYTLPTAADTISYVSEHTTSPSTTNTLGTKGVGEAGTIASTPAVVNAIVDAVRHLGINDIQMPCTPERVWKAIQSAGGTQDAAPVAEAQPHFDEGAPNQDPAAGTTDGAAQ; this comes from the coding sequence ATGACCGCCGTCGACGACCGCCCGGCCCTCGAGGTCGGCAAGGACCGCCGCCGCAAGGAGGACGCGCGCCTGATCACCGGCCGCACCCGCTGGACCGACAACATGGTCCTGCCCGGCATGCTGCACCTCGCGATGGTGCGCAGCCCCTTCGCGCACGCCAACATCCAGAACGTCGACACCTCGGCCGCCCAGGGCGCGCCCGGTGTCGTCGGGGTCTTCACCGGCAAGGACCTGGCCGACACCCAGGGCGTCAACATCAACGCCTGGCCGATCACGGCCGACCAGAAGACGCCCACGCACCTGCCGGTGTGCATCGAGCGCGTCGCCTGCGCCGGCGAGATCGTCGCGGTGGTCGTGGCCCGTTCGGCCGCCCAGGCCCGCGACGCCGCCGAGCTCGTCGACGTCGACTACGAGGAGCTCCCCGCCGTCCTCGACATGAAGGAGGCCATCAAGGACGAGGTGCTCGCGCACCCCGACCTGGGCACCAACAAGTCGGCCTTCTGGCGGCTGGACTCCGCCGAGCAGGGCAGCGGCGGCGACGTCGAGGAGGCGATCGCCAAGGCCCGCGAGGGTGGCATCGTCATCGAGCGCGAGTACCGCCAGCAGCGCCTCGTCCCGGCCTTCATGGAGCCGCGCTCCACGGTCGTCGACCCCACCGGCGACCAGATGGTCGTGTGGTCGGCCACCCAGGTGCCGCACATCCTGCGCTTCGCCATCGCCGCGACCATGGGCATCCAGGAGTCCAAGATCCGCGTGGTCGCGCCCGACGTGGGCGGCGGCTTCGGCGGCAAGCTCCAGACCACGCCCGAGGAGTTCGCGACCATCGCCGTCGCGCGCCGGCTCGGCAAGCCGTGCAAGTACACCGAGACCCGCTCGGAGTCGATGGTCTCGGCCCACCACGGCCGTGACCAGTGGCAGAAGCTGACCCTCTCGGCCGAGAAGGACGGCACCGTCACCGGCCTCAAGGTCGAGCTGCTGGCCGACCTCGGCGCCTACGTCGCCATCGTCGGCGGCGGCGTCCCGGTGCTGGGTGCGTGGATGTTCAACGCCATCTACAAGTTCCCGGCCTACCAGTTCAACTGCCAGACGGTCCTGACCAACAAGACCTGGGTCGACGCCTACCGCGGCGCCGGCCGGCCCGAGGCCACGTACGGCATCGAGCGCCTGATGGACGAGCTCGCGGCCGAGGTCGGGGTCGACCCGATCGCCATCCGCGAGAAGAACTGGATCACCAAGGACGAGTTCCCGTTCACCACGGTGGCCGGGATGACCTACGACTCGGGCAACTACGAGGCCGCCACCGAGAAGGCTCTCGAGCTCTTCGGGTACGACGAGCTGCGCGCCGAGCAGAAGCGCCGCCGCGAGGCCGGCGACCCGGTCCAGCTGGGCCTGGGCGTCTCGACCTTCACCGAGATGTGCGGCCTGGCCCCGTCCCGCGTGCTGGGCTCGCTCAGCTACGGCGCCGGCGGCTGGGAGAGTGCCAGCATCCGGATGCTCGCCACCGGCACCGTCGAGGTCGTCTCGGGGGCCACCCCGCACGGCCAGGGCCACGAGACGGCGTGGAGCCAGATCGTCGCCGACCGCCTCGGCATCCCGTTCGAGAACGTCGAGGTCCTGCACGGCGACACCCAGACCGCGCCCAAGGGCATGGACACCTACGGGTCGCGCTCGCTGGTCGTCGGCGGCGAGGCCATCGTGCGGGCGGCCGACAAGGTCATCGAGAAGGCGCGGCCGATCGCGGCGCACATGCTCGAGGCCAGCGTCGACGACATCGAGTTCAGCGCCGGGCAGTTCACCGTCCGCGGCACCGACAAGGGCGTCGGCATCACCGACATCGCCCTCGCCACGTTCGCGGCGCACGACCTGCCCGACGGGGTCGAGCCGAGCATCGACGCCGACGCCACCTTCGACCCGGTGAACTTCTCGTTCCCGCACGGCACCCACCTGTGCGCGATGGAGGTCGACACCGAGACCGGCGCCACGACGATGCGCAAGTACGTCTGCGTCGACGACATCGGGACGATCATCAACCCGCTCATCGTCGAGGGCCAGATGCACGGCGGGCTCGTGCAGGGCATCGCCCAGGCCCTCTGGGAGGGCGCCGAGTACGACGAGCAGGGCACGCTGGTGTCGGGCTCGTTCGTCGACTACACCCTCCCCACGGCCGCCGACACGATCAGCTACGTCAGCGAGCACACCACCTCGCCGTCGACGACCAACACCCTCGGCACCAAGGGCGTCGGCGAGGCCGGCACCATCGCGTCGACGCCGGCCGTGGTCAACGCCATCGTCGACGCCGTGCGTCACCTCGGCATCAACGACATCCAGATGCCGTGCACCCCCGAGCGGGTGTGGAAGGCCATCCAGAGCGCGGGCGGCACGCAGGACGCCGCCCCCGTCGCGGAGGCTCAGCCGCACTTCGACGAGGGCGCCCCCAACCAGGACCCGGCAGCCGGCACGACGGACGGAGCAGCGCAGTGA
- a CDS encoding (2Fe-2S)-binding protein: MTRITVSVDGVSCTDEVEPRMLLVHYLRETVGKVGTVIGCDTSNCGACTVHLDGRSVKSCNMLAVQADGHEVTTIEGLAKDGRLHPMQEAFHENHALQCGYCTPGMIMQAIDLVGQNPSPTEDEIRHGMEGNLCRCTGYHNIVKAVAAAAGAMSSERSDS, translated from the coding sequence ATGACTCGGATCACCGTTTCAGTCGACGGCGTGTCCTGTACCGACGAGGTCGAACCCCGCATGCTGCTGGTCCACTACCTGCGGGAGACCGTGGGCAAGGTCGGCACCGTGATCGGGTGCGACACGAGCAACTGCGGTGCCTGCACCGTGCACCTCGACGGCCGGAGCGTGAAGTCCTGCAACATGCTCGCCGTCCAGGCCGACGGGCACGAGGTCACCACCATCGAGGGCCTCGCGAAGGACGGCCGGCTGCACCCGATGCAGGAGGCCTTCCACGAGAACCACGCCCTCCAGTGCGGCTACTGCACCCCGGGCATGATCATGCAGGCGATCGACCTGGTGGGTCAGAACCCGAGCCCCACCGAGGACGAGATCCGCCACGGCATGGAGGGCAACCTCTGCCGCTGCACCGGCTACCACAACATCGTCAAGGCGGTCGCGGCCGCCGCGGGCGCCATGTCCAGCGAGAGGAGCGACTCCTGA
- a CDS encoding XdhC family protein, protein MRDVLDELMGWWRAGETVGVGTVVATFRSAPRPAGASMLVGPGGEAVGSVSGGCVEGAVYELSQEVVGDGTPVLQRYGVSDDDAFAVGLTCGGILDVFVEPISQETFPELGAIADDVAAGRPVAVATVIEHPDPAWLGRRLVVRPEDTEAPDGDPPRSLGSPRADGAVTDDARGLLAAGRTETLTYGPDGERRGEGMRVFVSAFAPRPRMLVFGAIDFAAAVAHVGSFLGYRVTVCDARPVFATHSRFPAADEVVVEWPHRYLEAEVGAGRVDARTVVCVLTHDPKFDVPVLQVALRLDDVAYVGAMGSRRTHEDRLERLREAGLTDTELARLSSPIGLDLGARTPEETAVSIAAEIVALQWGGRGSRLQDVGGPIHHHGMA, encoded by the coding sequence GTGCGTGACGTCCTGGACGAGCTCATGGGCTGGTGGCGGGCGGGTGAGACCGTCGGTGTCGGCACCGTGGTCGCGACCTTCCGCTCGGCGCCCCGCCCCGCGGGAGCCTCGATGCTCGTGGGGCCCGGCGGCGAGGCCGTCGGATCGGTGTCGGGCGGCTGCGTCGAGGGCGCGGTCTACGAGCTGTCGCAGGAGGTCGTCGGCGACGGCACCCCGGTGCTGCAGCGCTACGGCGTCTCCGACGACGACGCGTTCGCGGTCGGGCTGACCTGCGGCGGCATCCTCGACGTCTTCGTCGAGCCGATCTCGCAGGAGACCTTCCCCGAGCTCGGGGCCATCGCCGACGACGTGGCGGCCGGCCGCCCCGTGGCCGTCGCCACCGTCATCGAGCACCCCGACCCCGCGTGGCTCGGGCGCCGGCTCGTGGTCCGCCCCGAGGACACCGAAGCCCCCGACGGCGACCCGCCCCGCAGCCTCGGCAGCCCGCGCGCCGACGGCGCCGTCACCGACGACGCGCGCGGCCTCCTCGCCGCCGGCCGCACCGAGACCCTCACCTACGGGCCCGACGGCGAGCGCCGCGGCGAGGGCATGCGTGTCTTCGTCTCGGCCTTCGCCCCCCGGCCCCGGATGCTCGTGTTCGGCGCCATCGACTTCGCGGCCGCCGTCGCGCACGTCGGCTCCTTCCTCGGGTACCGCGTCACCGTCTGCGACGCCCGGCCGGTGTTCGCCACCCACAGCCGCTTCCCGGCCGCCGACGAGGTCGTCGTCGAGTGGCCGCACCGCTATCTCGAGGCCGAGGTCGGGGCCGGTCGCGTCGACGCCCGCACCGTGGTGTGCGTCCTCACCCACGACCCCAAGTTCGACGTGCCCGTCCTGCAGGTCGCGCTGCGGCTCGACGACGTCGCCTACGTCGGCGCGATGGGGAGCCGGCGGACCCACGAGGACCGCCTCGAGCGCCTGCGCGAGGCCGGGCTCACCGACACCGAGCTGGCGCGGCTGTCCAGCCCGATCGGTCTGGACCTCGGCGCGCGCACGCCGGAGGAGACGGCCGTGTCGATCGCGGCCGAGATCGTCGCCCTCCAGTGGGGCGGGCGCGGGTCGCGCCTCCAGGACGTCGGCGGGCCCATCCACCACCACGGGATGGCCTGA
- a CDS encoding vWA domain-containing protein, whose protein sequence is MSIAQHRLDAAEHVRGADEVLLGFARALRAAGVNVTADRERTYLEAVAAAGLEDPAAVYHAGRGTLCGSPADLERHDLVFAEWFGGTRAGTKAREPLRRQMSQADLTGEDASGQGGDDTEVVKAAASSTEVLRHRDVAELSRAEREELLRLFGSLRPRAPRRRAHRHERARRGQVDARATLRATLRRMGEPGEVAWRRRTTRPRRVVLLIDVSGSMSAYADALVRLAHTYCVSDVPTEVFTLGTRLTHITRPLLQRDPDRAIVAAGAAVPDWSGGTRLAEGLKVFLDRWGRRGMARGAVVVIFSDGWERDQPEALGEQVRRLAQVAHRVVWANPHRGRTGYEPVQGGIMAVLPHVDDFVAGHSMAAFEQLTEVVARA, encoded by the coding sequence GTGAGCATCGCCCAGCACCGCCTCGACGCCGCCGAGCACGTCCGCGGCGCCGACGAGGTGCTGCTCGGCTTCGCCCGTGCCCTGCGCGCGGCCGGGGTCAACGTCACCGCCGACCGCGAGCGCACCTACCTGGAGGCCGTCGCCGCCGCGGGTCTCGAGGACCCCGCAGCGGTCTACCACGCGGGCCGCGGCACCCTCTGCGGGTCGCCCGCCGACCTCGAGCGCCACGACCTGGTCTTCGCCGAGTGGTTCGGCGGCACCCGGGCCGGCACCAAGGCGCGCGAGCCGCTGCGCCGCCAGATGTCGCAGGCCGACCTCACCGGCGAGGACGCCTCGGGCCAGGGCGGCGACGACACCGAGGTGGTCAAGGCCGCCGCCAGCTCCACCGAGGTGCTGCGGCATCGTGACGTCGCCGAGCTCTCGCGCGCCGAGCGCGAGGAGCTGCTACGCCTCTTCGGCTCGCTCCGCCCACGCGCCCCACGCCGCCGCGCCCACCGCCACGAGCGGGCTCGCCGCGGCCAGGTCGACGCCCGCGCCACCCTGCGCGCCACGCTGCGCCGGATGGGCGAGCCGGGGGAGGTCGCCTGGCGCCGCCGCACCACCCGGCCCCGCCGCGTCGTGCTGCTCATCGACGTCTCGGGCTCGATGAGCGCCTACGCCGACGCCCTCGTCCGGCTGGCCCACACCTACTGCGTCTCCGACGTCCCCACCGAGGTCTTCACCCTCGGTACCCGCCTCACCCACATCACCCGCCCGCTCCTGCAGCGCGACCCCGACCGCGCCATCGTCGCGGCCGGCGCGGCCGTCCCCGACTGGTCCGGCGGGACCCGACTGGCCGAGGGGCTCAAGGTCTTCCTCGACCGCTGGGGGCGACGCGGGATGGCCCGCGGCGCCGTGGTCGTGATCTTCAGCGACGGGTGGGAGCGCGACCAGCCGGAGGCCCTCGGCGAGCAGGTGCGGCGCCTCGCGCAGGTCGCCCACCGGGTGGTCTGGGCCAACCCGCACCGCGGCCGCACGGGCTACGAGCCCGTGCAGGGGGGCATCATGGCGGTGCTGCCGCACGTCGACGACTTCGTCGCCGGCCACTCGATGGCGGCGTTCGAGCAGCTCACGGAGGTGGTGGCACGTGCGTGA
- a CDS encoding AAA family ATPase, with the protein MDPRTTFDSATDLATALGEVGYLSDDALSTVTWLSLRLGRPLLMEGEPGTGKTALAEALAESMDLPLIRLQCYEGIDASQALYDWDFPRQILHVRALEASAGAPQDVQALEADLFDERFLLARPVLRALREAPAVLLIDEVDRADDEFEAFLLEVLSTWQVTIPELGTVAAATPPVVVLTSNRTRELHDALKRRCLYHWLEHPGIERELAIVRTRAPEVPAALAEQVVRAVHRIRDDRELLKPPGVAETLDWARALHELGTRTLDTATAAATLGVAVKYREDAERVKKALDELLTP; encoded by the coding sequence ATGGACCCCCGTACGACGTTCGACTCGGCGACCGACCTCGCCACCGCGCTCGGCGAGGTGGGCTACCTCTCCGACGACGCCCTCTCGACGGTCACCTGGCTCTCGCTGCGCCTCGGCCGGCCGCTGCTCATGGAGGGCGAGCCCGGCACCGGCAAGACCGCGCTCGCCGAGGCCCTGGCCGAGTCGATGGACCTGCCGCTCATCCGGCTGCAGTGTTACGAGGGCATCGACGCCAGCCAGGCCCTCTACGACTGGGACTTCCCGCGCCAGATCCTGCACGTGCGGGCCCTCGAGGCCTCGGCCGGTGCGCCCCAGGACGTCCAGGCCCTCGAGGCGGACCTCTTCGACGAGCGCTTCCTGCTGGCCCGGCCCGTGCTGCGTGCCCTGCGGGAGGCGCCCGCGGTCCTGCTCATCGACGAGGTCGACCGCGCCGACGACGAGTTCGAGGCCTTCCTGCTCGAGGTCCTCTCGACCTGGCAGGTGACCATCCCCGAGCTCGGCACCGTCGCGGCCGCCACCCCGCCGGTGGTGGTCCTCACCTCCAACCGCACCCGCGAGCTGCACGACGCGCTCAAGCGGCGCTGCCTCTACCACTGGCTCGAGCACCCCGGCATCGAGCGCGAGCTCGCCATCGTGCGCACCCGCGCCCCCGAGGTGCCCGCGGCCCTGGCCGAGCAGGTCGTGCGGGCCGTGCACCGCATCCGCGACGACCGCGAGCTGCTGAAGCCCCCCGGCGTCGCCGAGACCCTCGACTGGGCCCGCGCCCTGCACGAGCTCGGCACCCGCACCCTCGACACCGCCACCGCGGCCGCCACCCTCGGGGTCGCCGTGAAGTACCGCGAGGACGCCGAGCGGGTCAAGAAGGCCCTCGACGAGCTCCTCACCCCGTGA
- a CDS encoding DUF202 domain-containing protein: MTRADRGAQQERTTLAWRRTGLALGVGALTVGRLTVDTLGATVVVPLALVAVLAGWVVTSALRSRRLAREHPHDPRFSVLADARLPLALTVVLAVVGVAELASALARLR; the protein is encoded by the coding sequence ATGACCCGGGCCGACCGCGGTGCCCAGCAGGAGCGCACCACGCTGGCCTGGCGCCGCACCGGGCTGGCCTTGGGCGTCGGTGCCCTGACCGTCGGCCGGCTGACGGTCGACACCCTCGGCGCCACCGTCGTCGTCCCGCTGGCCCTGGTGGCCGTCCTCGCCGGCTGGGTCGTGACGTCGGCGCTGCGCTCGCGCCGCCTGGCCCGCGAGCACCCGCACGACCCCCGGTTCTCGGTGCTCGCCGACGCGCGGCTACCGCTGGCGCTGACCGTCGTGCTCGCGGTCGTCGGGGTGGCGGAGCTGGCCTCGGCGCTCGCCCGCCTGCGCTGA
- a CDS encoding YidH family protein — protein sequence MNSEKKRWPASVYGRGTDPDARFSLANERTFLAWIRTGLALLAGAAALDALDLPLQDTVQGLLSALLALAGIVVAVTAFGGWMRIERAMREETPLPSNPAMPVVVVALVVVGVVLAVSAVLGGVVA from the coding sequence ATGAACAGCGAGAAGAAGCGGTGGCCGGCGAGCGTCTACGGCCGCGGTACCGACCCCGACGCGCGGTTCTCGCTCGCCAACGAGCGGACCTTCCTGGCCTGGATCCGCACCGGGCTCGCGCTGCTCGCGGGGGCCGCGGCCCTCGACGCCCTGGACCTGCCGCTCCAGGACACCGTCCAGGGCCTGCTGTCGGCGCTCCTCGCCCTGGCCGGCATCGTCGTGGCCGTGACGGCCTTCGGCGGCTGGATGCGGATCGAGCGCGCCATGCGGGAGGAGACCCCGCTGCCGTCGAACCCCGCGATGCCCGTCGTCGTGGTGGCCCTCGTCGTCGTGGGGGTCGTGCTGGCGGTGAGCGCCGTGCTGGGCGGCGTCGTCGCATGA
- a CDS encoding nucleotidyltransferase family protein, with the protein MTTVGLLLAAGAGRRMGGPKALVRPDPDGPTLLETTLDRLLHAGLERVVVVLGASAAEAEPAATAAGATVVVANDWDEGMGASLRAGLRDLAATAPPDVDAALVTLVDLPDVGTRVYRRVLNAGRGLGPGVLLRAAFAGTAGHPVVLGRDHWDGVAATATGDRGARAYLAAHPPRPVECGDLATGHDADTPQDLPGASP; encoded by the coding sequence ATGACGACCGTGGGCCTGCTCCTGGCGGCCGGCGCCGGCCGGCGGATGGGCGGCCCCAAGGCGCTGGTCCGCCCCGACCCCGACGGGCCGACGCTGCTCGAGACCACCCTCGACCGCCTGCTGCACGCCGGCCTCGAGCGCGTCGTCGTGGTCCTCGGGGCCTCCGCCGCCGAGGCCGAGCCGGCCGCCACCGCCGCCGGCGCCACTGTCGTCGTCGCCAACGACTGGGACGAGGGGATGGGGGCCTCGCTGCGGGCCGGGCTGCGCGACCTCGCCGCCACCGCACCGCCCGACGTCGACGCCGCCCTCGTCACCCTGGTCGACCTGCCCGACGTCGGCACCCGCGTGTACCGCCGGGTCCTGAACGCCGGCCGGGGCCTGGGTCCCGGGGTGCTGCTGCGCGCCGCCTTCGCCGGCACCGCCGGCCATCCGGTCGTGCTGGGCCGCGACCACTGGGACGGCGTGGCCGCCACCGCCACCGGCGACCGGGGGGCGCGCGCCTACCTGGCCGCCCACCCGCCGCGGCCGGTCGAGTGCGGCGACCTCGCCACCGGGCACGACGCCGACACCCCCCAGGACCTGCCCGGCGCTTCGCCATGA
- a CDS encoding DNA glycosylase AlkZ-like family protein: MVHTLSARDARRVAVRAQLLTADRPVDALELVRHLTLVQMDLTAHVAPNADLVLWSRLGSAYSPDVIDDLLVSRALVEVEGYLRPAEDVALFRAGMAAWPGVEPLSEWRRELEAWVEANRACREDILTRLRSEGPMPARELPDTCVVPWRSSGWTNSKNVQRMLDLMEQRGEVAVSSRENRERTWDLAARVHPDGPTVPWEEAEAERDRRRLVALGIARARVTFPPGEPNHVGAAGEEAVVEGVRGRWRVEPRYLEGSFGGRTALLSPLDRLVLDRKRMAELFGFDYQLEMYKPAAQRRWGYFALPVLHGDRLVGKVDAQTDLAAGVLRVHAVHWDDEPTAAMRDGVRRELRSLAALLDVEIADPPD; the protein is encoded by the coding sequence ATGGTGCACACCCTGAGCGCGCGTGACGCCCGGCGGGTGGCCGTGCGGGCGCAGCTCCTCACCGCCGACCGTCCGGTGGACGCCCTCGAGCTGGTGCGGCACCTGACCCTGGTGCAGATGGACCTCACGGCGCACGTGGCACCCAACGCCGACCTGGTGCTCTGGAGCCGGCTCGGGAGCGCCTACTCCCCCGACGTGATCGACGACCTGCTGGTGTCGCGGGCGCTCGTCGAGGTCGAGGGCTACCTGCGCCCGGCCGAGGACGTCGCCCTGTTCCGGGCCGGGATGGCCGCCTGGCCCGGCGTCGAGCCGCTCAGCGAGTGGCGGCGCGAGCTCGAGGCCTGGGTCGAGGCGAACCGGGCCTGCCGGGAGGACATCCTCACCCGGCTCCGTTCGGAGGGCCCGATGCCGGCGCGCGAGCTCCCGGACACCTGTGTCGTGCCCTGGCGCTCGTCGGGGTGGACCAACAGCAAGAACGTGCAGCGGATGCTCGACCTGATGGAGCAGCGCGGCGAGGTGGCGGTCTCGTCGAGGGAGAACCGGGAGCGCACCTGGGACCTCGCCGCGCGCGTGCACCCGGACGGGCCGACGGTCCCGTGGGAGGAGGCCGAGGCCGAGCGCGACCGCCGGCGGCTGGTCGCCCTCGGCATCGCCCGGGCGCGGGTCACCTTCCCGCCCGGGGAGCCGAACCACGTCGGAGCCGCGGGCGAGGAGGCGGTCGTCGAGGGGGTGCGTGGGCGCTGGCGGGTCGAGCCGCGCTACCTCGAGGGGTCCTTCGGGGGCCGGACCGCGCTGCTCTCGCCGCTGGACCGGCTCGTCCTCGACCGCAAGCGGATGGCCGAGCTGTTCGGGTTCGACTACCAGCTCGAGATGTACAAGCCGGCCGCGCAGCGACGCTGGGGCTACTTCGCGCTGCCGGTGCTGCACGGCGACCGGCTGGTCGGCAAGGTCGACGCGCAGACCGACCTGGCCGCGGGGGTGCTGCGGGTGCACGCCGTGCACTGGGACGACGAGCCGACGGCGGCGATGCGCGACGGGGTGCGGCGCGAGCTGCGTTCGCTGGCGGCCCTGCTCGACGTCGAGATCGCCGACCCACCCGACTGA